From the genome of bacterium:
CCCCCCGTTTCTCGCCCAGGACCGGCGTAATTGCCTGGCAATCCGGCTTTTGCCCCCCGGCCACGCAGTACCGGACAGTTTGATGCGCCAGATTGAGCAGGTATTTTTTCTCTTTGTCGTCGAGGCCCATTTTTTCCCCGGAGGTTTTAGTTTTCTCGGTCTGAGCGGCCAGTGTGTCGTCCTGACTGTACAGCCTTGCGGCAAGGTAGCCCACTACGCGGTCGCGGTCACCGGTGGCGTCCCCGGAATTGGCGCTGGTCAGCACCTGGGAGCGGTCGGCCCCCAGGGCGCGGGCGGCCTGCATCACCGCGGCTATCGGCCCGCCGCCGCAGGCCTCGGCCTCGCCCGCGGCCAGCTCGCGCAGAAGACCCTCCGGGTCGAACCGCTCCACGCAGTCCGCGGTGCGGCTGTCGATGCTCCGGGCCTGCTGATCGGTGTGGAAATGGGACAAATCACTACTCGCCACCAGGAGCACGTCCTTGCGGTTACCGACTGCCTTGGCCAGGGCCGCCCCCAGGGCCTTGCAATGCTCGGGACGCTGCGAGCCCATGACCACCGGGACCAGACGGAACTTGCCCAGCACGGTCTGCAGGAAAGGAAGCTGCACCTCCAGGGAGTGCTCGCCCATCCGGCCGGAGTTGTAGTGGCCCTCACGGCCGCAGTGCACCGAGGGCGCACCCGCTGCGACCAGACGGTCGGCCAGGGCGGTGTCTATCGGCGCCACCCCCAGCGGAGTGCTGTAGGCTCCCCGGCAGAGCACCGAGCTGAACTCGAAATACTCCTGGTGCGAGGGTGAGACCACAATCACCGTGGCGTAGTCGAAGCCCTCAAGCTGACGGTAGGCGGCGGCGGCCACCAGGCCGGAGTAGACATACCCGGCGTGCGGGCAGACAACGGCCAGGGGGCGCACCCGCGGCATGGCGGGCCGCGAGTGAGCCAGGAGCTGCTCCAGCATGCCGGCCAGCTCGGAGGAATCAGCCGGGTAGAACGCGCCCGTCACCGCCGGGGGACGGACCTCCCCCTGGGCGGAAGGCGGGGCGGCGGAGCAGGCCGCGGCCCCCAGCCACAGTGTGAGCGTGCACCAAAGAAACATCTTTTTCATGTCCAGACTCCGGCAACAGGTTTACCGCAAGCCTTACAGGAACCGCTCTTGAGCGCCACCTCCAACACCGTGTAGCCCACCCGGCGCACCACAACCGCGCCGCAGGAGGGGCAGCGGGTGGATTCCGAGGGGTGGCCGGGCACGTTGCCCAGGTAGACGAAGTGCAGCCCGGCCTTGCGCCCCAGCTCCAGGGCGCGCTCCAGCGAGGCCACCGGAGTGGAGGGCAGGCGGGTCAGACGGTACATCGGGTGGAAACGGGTGAAATGCAGCGGCACATCCGGCCCCAGCTCCCGGGCGACCCAGTCGCACAGCTCGGCGATCTCAGCCTCGCCGTCGTTCAGCGTGGGCACCATCAGATAGACTATCTCCAGCCATTTTCCCTGCGCGTGGATCAGCTTGAGCGAGTCGAGCACCGGGGCCAGCTCACCCGAGCAGACTTCCTTATAGTATTTCTCGCGGAACGATTTGAGGTCCACCTTGATCGCATCCAGCGCGCCGCAAAGCTGCACGAGCGGCTTCTCCTGGATGTAGCCGTTCGAGACCATCACCGCCCGCAGGCCTTTCTCGCGGGCAGCCAGGGCGGTGTCGTACATGTACTCGTAGAACACCACCGGCTCGCTGTAGGTGAAAGCCACAGTGCGCGCCCGGCTTTGCGCGGCCGAGGCTGCGGCATCGCGCGGCGGCAGACTGTAGACATCCACCTGCTCGGGGCGGGTCTGGCTGATCTCCCAGTTCTGGCAGAACGCGCAGTCCACGTTGCATCCGGCCGTGGCCAGGGAAAAGGCGTTTGAGCCGGGCAGGAAATGGAAGAACGGCTTTTTTTCGATGGGGTCCACGTTCACCGCGCAGGCTGCGCCCCAGACCCGGGTGACATACTTGCCGCCCTTGTTCTCGCGCACTCCGCAATAGCCGCGCTCCAGGTCATCCACCCGGCACTTGCGCGGGCAGAGCTGGCACTGCACGCGCTGGCTTTCGGCCGGGTCCCAGAACATGGCCTCGTGGTCCGGGATATCGGCCCCGGACAGGCGTGCTTGCGCCCGGGCCGGAGCGGCCAGCCCCGAGGCGGCCACGGCGGCCAGGCAGCCGCCGCAGGAACGTAGGAAATCACGACGGTCGAGCCGCACAGCGCAGCCCTCCATTCTTTATCTCGAATAATTCAGAATACCCTCTTCAATCCATCACGGCGATGACTCAGTTAAGGCCCGTCTATGCCGTTTTTCCCGTAGGGGCAGGCCCCTGTGCCTGCCCCGTTCTGTCCGGACGGCCACGGGGGGCCGCCCCTACGTGTATCGGCCGGTTCCGGAATGTCAGACTTGGCGGCCGCACCGCGCAAGACATCGAACCGGCCTCAATCCAGCACGCTCTCGCGGATACTGGACAGGTCGCTTTCGCCCAGGTTATGGCTGCTGTCCCCGGCGGTGATAATGTAGCTGGGCTCGCGTCCGGCCTGGGCCAGGCTCATCATCCTGGCGGCCTTGCGCCGCTCCTCCACCATGCGCCAACCCACCCGGTCCAGGGCCACCGGGTCGGCCGCGGCAAGTATCAGCCCGGCGGGCCAGCTCCACTGGGGACGGTAGGCCGGGCCGCCCTCGTACTGCGCGGTGAACGCCTCGCAAATCGTGAGCACGGTCTTGCCGCGCAGGGGCGGCGCGCAGTTGAGGTCGGCCACGAACGGGTCGCCACGGTTGGGGTGGTACTTGTTCGGGTTGTGCACCGCGCCGTAGAGGTTTTTCAGCCCCACCGAAACGCCCACGATGCCGTGGTCCTTGAGTACGGGAAGATTGATCAGCGTGTCGCAGGTCTCGGTCACTGTGCGTGAAAAAAGGCTGCCCACCGTGCCCTGGACTATAAGCTCCGGGCTGTAGCCCGCGCTGTCGTTGCCCAGGCACTGGACCTTGCCGCTGCGGACTATCTCGAACCCGGCGTGGGTCAGGTCGCGGTCGGAGCGCTCCCAGATCACTATTTTCTGCAGGCCTGGCAGGTTGTCAACCAGTTGCGCGGCCAGGGCGTGCACGAACTGGGGCGAGCTGCACACCCCATGCCCCGCCAGGCAGTTGGGCTTGAGCCCCACCACCCGCGCCTTTCCCAGGAACGCGGCCCAGGCCTCCCTTAGGCTGCCCTTGCCGCTCAGATGGCAGATCGCCCGCTCGATCATCGCGGAGGCGGTCTTTTCATCCGGGGCCACGCCAAGGCTGCTGAAAACCTTGTCCCGCACCGTGACCACCTGCCCGCGCAGGCCGGTCGCTGTGCCTTGTGCGGCTACGGCCGGGCTGGATTTCAGGCTCAGGGCCAAAGTCAGCGGCCCGGCCACGAGGAAACGCCGTCTGTCCATATTTATCTTCAAGCCTCGGGGCTTGCCTTGCGGTAAAATATCCCCGCGGTGTAGCCCACCACGTGATTGTAGTCCCCGCTGCGCTCGCCGCTGGTGGCGTAGCTCAGATCCTCGCCCGAGTCGGCGCCCAGGCCGCGGGCTGCGATCATGGCCGCGATCAGGGGCCCGGCCCCGCAGGCCTCGGCCCGGCTGCCCCGGATGTCGAGGAACAGGCCGTCCGGATCGAACGCGTTGATCCGCTCGACCACCAAGCTGTCCAGGCACTCGGCCCGCTGCTGGCTGTGGTAATGGGACAGGTCGGTGCTGGCCACGACCAGCGCGCGCCGCCCGGCCAGGGCATTCATCAGCGCCCCGGCCAGGCACTGGCAGGAATCCTGGTCCTGCGAGCCCATCACCACCGGCAGGATGTTGAACGGCCCCTCCAGCACCACCTGCAGGAACGGCAACTGCACCTCCAGGGCGTGCTCGCCCCCCAGGTGCCCCACCGCGGCCACCCGCACCCGGCCGTTCTCCATTTTCTCCAGGATTTCAACAGCCTCGCGGTCCACTGGCAGCTCGCCCAGCGGTGTGAGATACGACTTGCCGCCGAACACGCTGCTGTAGCCGAAAGACTCACGGTGGCTGGGCGAAATGACCGCCACTGTGTCGAAACCGCGGCCACGCACCTGCCTGTAGGCGAAAGCCGCCACCGGCGCGGAATAGATGTAGCCGGCGTGCGGGGCGACCAGGGCCAGGATGTCCAGGTTCGAGCGGTCCAGGTCCACCCGGTCCAGATAAGCGGTGATCTCGTTGCGGAGGCGGTCGGGATCGGCGGGATAGAACTGTCCGGCCACCACCGGTTTGCGTACCTCCAGGCCCATTCCCATACGGCGGACCTCCGGCTCTGTGGACGTAACTGACTGCTGAGGGGTGAGTTATTTCATGTTCAAGATAGAGGCCGTACAATGAAAACGCAAGGAGCAAGGCGCAGGTTGCGGAAACTCAGTCGAGTGGGCGCAACTTTTCCGGGGCCACGCGAGCCACCAGCGCACGGGCGGTGATAAGGGCCGGGTCGACAAGGTCCACGCCCTCCAGGCGCGCGGCGGGCAGGGCCAGGGGCAACTCGGTGCAACCCAGGATTATCA
Proteins encoded in this window:
- the amrB gene encoding AmmeMemoRadiSam system protein B; the protein is MKKMFLWCTLTLWLGAAACSAAPPSAQGEVRPPAVTGAFYPADSSELAGMLEQLLAHSRPAMPRVRPLAVVCPHAGYVYSGLVAAAAYRQLEGFDYATVIVVSPSHQEYFEFSSVLCRGAYSTPLGVAPIDTALADRLVAAGAPSVHCGREGHYNSGRMGEHSLEVQLPFLQTVLGKFRLVPVVMGSQRPEHCKALGAALAKAVGNRKDVLLVASSDLSHFHTDQQARSIDSRTADCVERFDPEGLLRELAAGEAEACGGGPIAAVMQAARALGADRSQVLTSANSGDATGDRDRVVGYLAARLYSQDDTLAAQTEKTKTSGEKMGLDDKEKKYLLNLAHQTVRYCVAGGQKPDCQAITPVLGEKRGAFVTLKKHGELRGCIGYIIAVKPLVETVREMAEAAALHDPRFSAVTKDELPELDYEISVLSPIRPLTDPNEVQVGRDGLIVRRGGYQGLLLPQVPVEFGWDRATFLAQTCRKAGLPPDAWKQEGTKLEIFSAEVFGDSDFPEKQ
- the amrB gene encoding AmmeMemoRadiSam system protein B — encoded protein: MGMGLEVRKPVVAGQFYPADPDRLRNEITAYLDRVDLDRSNLDILALVAPHAGYIYSAPVAAFAYRQVRGRGFDTVAVISPSHRESFGYSSVFGGKSYLTPLGELPVDREAVEILEKMENGRVRVAAVGHLGGEHALEVQLPFLQVVLEGPFNILPVVMGSQDQDSCQCLAGALMNALAGRRALVVASTDLSHYHSQQRAECLDSLVVERINAFDPDGLFLDIRGSRAEACGAGPLIAAMIAARGLGADSGEDLSYATSGERSGDYNHVVGYTAGIFYRKASPEA
- the amrS gene encoding AmmeMemoRadiSam system radical SAM enzyme; the encoded protein is MEGCAVRLDRRDFLRSCGGCLAAVAASGLAAPARAQARLSGADIPDHEAMFWDPAESQRVQCQLCPRKCRVDDLERGYCGVRENKGGKYVTRVWGAACAVNVDPIEKKPFFHFLPGSNAFSLATAGCNVDCAFCQNWEISQTRPEQVDVYSLPPRDAAASAAQSRARTVAFTYSEPVVFYEYMYDTALAAREKGLRAVMVSNGYIQEKPLVQLCGALDAIKVDLKSFREKYYKEVCSGELAPVLDSLKLIHAQGKWLEIVYLMVPTLNDGEAEIAELCDWVARELGPDVPLHFTRFHPMYRLTRLPSTPVASLERALELGRKAGLHFVYLGNVPGHPSESTRCPSCGAVVVRRVGYTVLEVALKSGSCKACGKPVAGVWT
- a CDS encoding DUF362 domain-containing protein — protein: MDRRRFLVAGPLTLALSLKSSPAVAAQGTATGLRGQVVTVRDKVFSSLGVAPDEKTASAMIERAICHLSGKGSLREAWAAFLGKARVVGLKPNCLAGHGVCSSPQFVHALAAQLVDNLPGLQKIVIWERSDRDLTHAGFEIVRSGKVQCLGNDSAGYSPELIVQGTVGSLFSRTVTETCDTLINLPVLKDHGIVGVSVGLKNLYGAVHNPNKYHPNRGDPFVADLNCAPPLRGKTVLTICEAFTAQYEGGPAYRPQWSWPAGLILAAADPVALDRVGWRMVEERRKAARMMSLAQAGREPSYIITAGDSSHNLGESDLSSIRESVLD